The Chitiniphilus purpureus sequence GCGGTGATTGATGAAAATATCTTCCAGGATCGGGCGCTGGACGCCTGTGGCAAGGGGCTTGGGGTATTCGTGCCGGGGCAGACGCTGGGCGAGGTACGCGGTCTGGGCTGGAACCTGCTGCACGAGAACGTGAGCCTGCCGGTGGCGGTGCTGCAGGCCGAGCGCATCGAGCACAACCTGCGCTGGATGCAGACCTTCATCGCCCGCTATGGGGTGCTGCTGGCACCGCATGGCAAGACCACGATGAGCCCGGCGCTGTTCCGGCGCCAGCTCGACGCCGGTGCCTGGGGCATCACGCTGGCCACGGCGCCGCAGGTGCAGGCGGCCTACCGGCATGGCGTGCGCCGCATCCTGATGGCCAACCAGCTGGTCGGGCGCGGCAACATGGCGCTGATCTCGCGGCTGCTGGAGGATACGGCGTTCACCTTCTACTGCATCGTCGATTCGGCGGCCAATGTCGCCCAGCTGGGCGAGTACTTCGCCGGGCGCGGCCAGCGGCTCCATGTGCTGTTGGAGCTGGGTGCCGCCGGTGGGCGCACCGGGGTGCGCGACGCGGCGCAGGAGCAGGCGGTGCTGGCCGAGCTTGCCCGTTGGCCGCATGCGCTCAAGCTGTGCGGCATCGAGCTGTATGAAGGTGTGCTCAAAGCGGAGGCGGACATCCGGGCGCTGCTGCGCCACGCGGTGGGGCGGCTCAAGGCGCTGGCGCGCGTGGGTGAATTGCGCGACGGGCCGGTACTGCTCTCCGGTGCCGGCTCGGCGTGGTTCGACGTGGTGGCGGAGGAGTTCGCCGGCATCGACATCGGCCAGCCGCTGCAGGTGGTGCTGCGTCCGGGTTGCTATCTCACGCACGACGTCGGGATCTACCGCGACGCGCACACGCGCATCCAGACGCACAATCCGGTGGCGCGCGAGATGCAGGCCAGCCTGCTGCCGGCGCTGCAGGTCTGGGCCTACGTGCAATCGCTGCCCGAGCCGGGTCTGGCGATCGTGGGCCTGGGCAAGCGCGACGCGGCGTTCGACGCCGGCCTGCCGCTGCCGGCGCTGCATCACCGGCCCGGTGCCGCATGCCCGCACGCCGCGCCTGCGCACTGGCAGCTGAGCGCCATGATGGACCAGCATGCCTTCATGCGGATCGGGACGCAGGACGACGTACAGGTGGGCGACCTGGTCGCCTTCGATATCTCGCACCCGTGCCTGACGTTCGACAAATGGCGGCAGCTGGCGCTGATCGACGCCGACTACAACGTCATCGACCTGATTGAAACCTGCTTCTGATGAATACCCGCGTCGACATCGTCTACCAGATCCGTGCCAGCCGCGAATTGCTCTCGGCAACCGAGCGCAAGGTCGCCGACGCCATCCTGGACGACCCGGCCTTCGCCGCTGCCGCATCGATCGACCAGCTGGCGCACAAGGCCGGGGTCAGCATCGCGACCATTTCGCGCTTTGCCCGCGCGGTGCACTGCATCGACGTGCGCGACCTGAAGCTGCGGCTGGCGCAGGCCAGCGCGGTGGGTGCGCGTTTCCTGCGCGAGGCGCCGCTGCAGGAGAACGGCTTCTACACGCGCATCTGTGCCGAGATCGAGACCGCGCTGCGCGGCAACCTCGCGCAACTGCGCGAGGCGCAGTTCCATGCCGCGGTGGCGTTGCTGGGGCAGGCGCGGATGATCCACGCCTTCGGCATGGGCGGCGCATCGACCATGCTGTCACAGGAACTGCAGTTCCGGCTGGTGCGGCTGGGCTATCCGATCAGTGCCTGCCACGATGCGGTGCTGATGAAGCTGGTGGCCGCCACGCTGGACGAGCGCGACGTGGTGGTGGTGCTCTCGCTCACCGGGGCGACGCCGGAGCTGTTGGCCGCGGCCGCGCTGGTGCGCCAGTATGGCGCGCACCTGGTGGCGATCACCGATCCCGATTCGCCGCTGGCGGCGCTGGCCGAGGTGCTGCTGCCGTTCAAGGCCGAGGAGACCGAGTTCATCTTCAAGCCCTCGGCGGCACGCTACGCCATGCTGATGATCGTCGACATCCTGGCCACGGAGCTGGCGCTGTCGCGCAAGGCGCACAGCCAGGAGCTGCTGCGTCGGGTCAAGTTCGCGCTCGACGCCAACCGCGGTGGCCACGACTGGCTGCCGCTCGGGGATTGACCGATGCATTACGACACCCTGATCCGCAATGCCGTGGTGTACGACGGCAGCGGCGCGCCGGCGCAGCCGGCTAGCCTTGCCATTCTCGATGGCCGTATCGCCGCGCTGGGCGGGCTGCCGCATGCCCGCGCGGACGCGGTGCTCGACGCGGGCGGGCTTGCGCTCGCGCCCGGCTTCATCGACGTGCATACCCATGACGACACCCAGGTGATCCGAGCGCCGCAGATGCTGCCCAAGCTGTCGCAGGGCGTCACCACGGTGATCGTCGGCAACTGCGGCATCAGTGCCAGTCCGGTGACGCTGCGCGGCGCGCCGCCCGATCCGATGAACCTGCTCGGCGGCGCCGGCGATTTTCGCTATCCCACCTTCGCGGCCTACCGCGCGGCGGTGACGGCGGCGCAGCCGGCCGTCAATGTGGCGGCGCTCATCGGGCATACCGCGCTGCGCAACAATCACCTGGAGCGGCTCGACCGCAGCGCCGGCGAGCCCGAGATCGCCGCCATGCGCGCGCAGCTGCGCGCGGCGCTCGAAGCGGGCGCGCTCGGCCTGTCCAGCGGGCTGGCCTACGCCAGCGCCGCCGCCGCCGACACCGGTGAAGTGGCGGCGCTCGCCGAAGTGCTCGACGAATTCGGCGCGCTCTACACCACCCACCTGCGCGACGAGTTCGACGGCATCCTCGGTGCGCTTGACGAAGCGTTCGCCATCGGCCGCCACGCCCGTGCGCCGGTGATCGTCTCACACCTCAAATGCGCCGGTGCCGGCAACTGGGGCCGCAGCGGCGAGGTGCTGGCGCGGCTGGCACAGGCCGCACCGCACCAGCCGGTCGGCTGTGACTGCTATCCGTACGCGGCAAGCTCCTCGACGCTGGACCTGAAGCAGGTGACCGCCGATTTCGAGATCGGCATCACCTGGTCCGAGCCGCATCCGGAGGCGGCCGGCCGCACGCTGGGAGAGATCGCCGCCGACTGGGGGGTGCCGCTGCTCGAGGCGGCGCGCCGGCTGCAGCCGGCCGGCGCGGTCTATCACGGCATGCACGAGGACGACGTGCGTCGCATCCTCGCGCATCCGCTCACCATGGTCGGTTCGGATGGCCTGCCGGATGATCCGCTGCCGCATCCGCGGCTGTGGGGGGCGTTTGCGCGTGTGCTGGGCCACTACAGCCGCGACGTCGGGCTGCTGCCGCTGGCGCAGGCGGTCCACAAGATGACCGGGTTGTCGGCCCGGCGCTTCGGCCTGGCCCAGCGCGGGCTGATCCGGGTCGGTTTTCATGCCGACCTGGTGCTG is a genomic window containing:
- a CDS encoding amino acid deaminase; the encoded protein is MIDENIFQDRALDACGKGLGVFVPGQTLGEVRGLGWNLLHENVSLPVAVLQAERIEHNLRWMQTFIARYGVLLAPHGKTTMSPALFRRQLDAGAWGITLATAPQVQAAYRHGVRRILMANQLVGRGNMALISRLLEDTAFTFYCIVDSAANVAQLGEYFAGRGQRLHVLLELGAAGGRTGVRDAAQEQAVLAELARWPHALKLCGIELYEGVLKAEADIRALLRHAVGRLKALARVGELRDGPVLLSGAGSAWFDVVAEEFAGIDIGQPLQVVLRPGCYLTHDVGIYRDAHTRIQTHNPVAREMQASLLPALQVWAYVQSLPEPGLAIVGLGKRDAAFDAGLPLPALHHRPGAACPHAAPAHWQLSAMMDQHAFMRIGTQDDVQVGDLVAFDISHPCLTFDKWRQLALIDADYNVIDLIETCF
- a CDS encoding MurR/RpiR family transcriptional regulator, yielding MNTRVDIVYQIRASRELLSATERKVADAILDDPAFAAAASIDQLAHKAGVSIATISRFARAVHCIDVRDLKLRLAQASAVGARFLREAPLQENGFYTRICAEIETALRGNLAQLREAQFHAAVALLGQARMIHAFGMGGASTMLSQELQFRLVRLGYPISACHDAVLMKLVAATLDERDVVVVLSLTGATPELLAAAALVRQYGAHLVAITDPDSPLAALAEVLLPFKAEETEFIFKPSAARYAMLMIVDILATELALSRKAHSQELLRRVKFALDANRGGHDWLPLGD
- a CDS encoding N-acyl-D-amino-acid deacylase family protein; this translates as MHYDTLIRNAVVYDGSGAPAQPASLAILDGRIAALGGLPHARADAVLDAGGLALAPGFIDVHTHDDTQVIRAPQMLPKLSQGVTTVIVGNCGISASPVTLRGAPPDPMNLLGGAGDFRYPTFAAYRAAVTAAQPAVNVAALIGHTALRNNHLERLDRSAGEPEIAAMRAQLRAALEAGALGLSSGLAYASAAAADTGEVAALAEVLDEFGALYTTHLRDEFDGILGALDEAFAIGRHARAPVIVSHLKCAGAGNWGRSGEVLARLAQAAPHQPVGCDCYPYAASSSTLDLKQVTADFEIGITWSEPHPEAAGRTLGEIAADWGVPLLEAARRLQPAGAVYHGMHEDDVRRILAHPLTMVGSDGLPDDPLPHPRLWGAFARVLGHYSRDVGLLPLAQAVHKMTGLSARRFGLAQRGLIRVGFHADLVLFDPATVRDTARFDAPVQAAQGIVGVWVNGVATYRDGAATGARAGRFLPRAGDLRAGFAAE